In Bacillus carboniphilus, the sequence CAGATGATGGGCACATTTTTGGAGCCACCAATCCTCAAGGTGAGATTCGGTATTGGATTCCGTTAGATGATATTTCAGACCATGTCCAACACGCTACGATTTCGATTGAAGACCGGAATTTTTATGACCATAACGGTTTTGATTTAAAGAGAATTGCCGGGGCTGCCTTGGCCGATATCAAAGCGATGTCTATGGTACAGGGAGCTAGCACCATTACCCAACAGTATGCTCGAAACCTATATTTAGGCCACGATAAGACATGGAAACGAAAGTTAGCGGAAGCCTTTTACGCTGTACGTCTTGAGATGAGCTACTCTAAGGAAGAAATTTTAGAAGGGTACCTTAATACGATTTACTATGGTCATGGTGCATATGGGATCCAAGCTGCCAGCCAATATTATTTTGGTAAAAATGCAGAGCGACTGACTCTTGCAGAAGCTGCCATGTTATCCGGAATACCAAAGGGGCCAAGTCATTATTCACCCACAGATAATTTTGAAAAAGCCAAGAAAAGACAGGAGCTCATTCTCCGTTCTATGGTTGAGAACGGATATATTACGAAAGAGCAGGCTGATCTTGCTGCTAAAGAAGAACTAACTCTAGTCGGCCAGCACCCACATAAGCAAAATGGGTTTGCTCCTTACTTTCAGGATATTGTTCGGTCTGAGCTCGTTAATAAGCTGAAGATTAGTGAGGAAACCATTGCACTTGGCGGATTAACGGTCTATACCACCATTGATTCCAACTTGCAGCAAATAGCTGAAGAGGTCATAAATTATAATATGTCGGATCAGTCCGCTATGCAGGTGGGGTTTGTTGCGATGGATCCGGCTACAGGTTATGTAAAAGCATTAGTGGGTGGACGTGACTATGTGAAAAGCAGTTACAATCGAGCCTATCAAGCGTTACGACAACCAGGTTCAACAATAAAGCCACTCTTGTACTATGCAGCTATTGAAAGAGGGTTTACCCCTTCTACAACGATGAAGAGTGAGGTCACTACTTTCAAGTACGATGAAGGCCGTGCCGAATATACACCACACAACTTTAATAATCATTATGCAAATGAGGAGATTACCCTAGCTCAAGCATTAGCACTTTCAGATAATGTCTTTGCTGTAAAAACCCATCTCTTCTTAGGTGAAGAAGTTCTAGTAGATACAGCGAAAAAGTTTGGGATTTCATCAAAGATGGATCTTGTTCCTTCCCTTGCTCTCGGGACATCTGGAGTGCGTGTCGTTGAAATGGTGAATGCCTACAGCATGTTTGCAAATGGTGGAAAAAAGATTGAACCTACTTTTATTAAAAAAGTAGTAAATCACAAAGGTGAGGTATTATACGAAAAAGAGCAAGAAGACACGCAAGTACTGGACCATGACTTAGCCTTTGTCATGTCCCATCTCTTAAGAGGTATGTTCGATCCTAAATTGAATGATTACGCTCGTGTAACGGGAAGTTCGATTATCAATGAAATGACGCGACCGTATGCGGGTAAATCAGGTTCAACGGATACGGATAGCTGGATGATTGGCTTTTCTCCTGGCCTCACAGCTGGGGTGTGGACAGGGTATGATGATAATCAAGAAATTACGTTGACCGCAGAAAAGCTGTATGCCAAAAATATATGGATTGATTTTATGGAAAAGGCATTAGAAAAAGAGCCGGTTAAAACCTTTGTACCGACCAAAGGTGTAGTCGGAGTATATGTGGACCCTGATAACGGAAAACTGGCTACAGAGAGCTGTCCTGTATCGAGGCTGACCTATTTTAAAGCCGGTACAGAGCCTACTACTTACTGTATTGAACATATCGAACACAGAATAGAGGAAAATCCAGAACCGAAGACGGAACCAAAAGAGCAACCTGATGGCAAGGATAGGCCTTGGTATAAGAAATTGTTTGATTGGATTTAGGGAGGCTAGCACTTTTATAGGTGCTGGCTTTTTTGTTTTATGTCATGTCACACCGGACCCCGGGGCCGCACTCAAATTGGATTTTTCGCACTCAATTTCACCTTTCCGCACTCAAAATCAATTTTCCGCACTAACGACTCGGGTTTCTAGCCAAGTTAAAGCAATCACACACCCCGCCCCTCCTAATTACCAATAAACAAAGCATGTAATAGCATGAATAATCATCTTTTAACCACTTACAACAACCAAAAACCTTCTTATTTTAAAAAAGCCGGTTAATAAATACAAAAA encodes:
- a CDS encoding penicillin-binding protein 1A, with the protein product MEVLTGNHFERTKRYARALFFLALLATVIGFMTVSAIFIYAKVLGPPPLVVSKSSLFVADDGHIFGATNPQGEIRYWIPLDDISDHVQHATISIEDRNFYDHNGFDLKRIAGAALADIKAMSMVQGASTITQQYARNLYLGHDKTWKRKLAEAFYAVRLEMSYSKEEILEGYLNTIYYGHGAYGIQAASQYYFGKNAERLTLAEAAMLSGIPKGPSHYSPTDNFEKAKKRQELILRSMVENGYITKEQADLAAKEELTLVGQHPHKQNGFAPYFQDIVRSELVNKLKISEETIALGGLTVYTTIDSNLQQIAEEVINYNMSDQSAMQVGFVAMDPATGYVKALVGGRDYVKSSYNRAYQALRQPGSTIKPLLYYAAIERGFTPSTTMKSEVTTFKYDEGRAEYTPHNFNNHYANEEITLAQALALSDNVFAVKTHLFLGEEVLVDTAKKFGISSKMDLVPSLALGTSGVRVVEMVNAYSMFANGGKKIEPTFIKKVVNHKGEVLYEKEQEDTQVLDHDLAFVMSHLLRGMFDPKLNDYARVTGSSIINEMTRPYAGKSGSTDTDSWMIGFSPGLTAGVWTGYDDNQEITLTAEKLYAKNIWIDFMEKALEKEPVKTFVPTKGVVGVYVDPDNGKLATESCPVSRLTYFKAGTEPTTYCIEHIEHRIEENPEPKTEPKEQPDGKDRPWYKKLFDWI